In the genome of Caulobacter flavus, the window GACCCGGTACGACATCGACATGGTCAAGTGCATCTACTGCGGCCTGTGCCAGGAGGCCTGCCCGGTGGACGCCATCGTCGAGGGCCCGAACATCGAGTTCGCGGTCGAGACGCGCGAAGAGCTCTACTACGACAAGGAAAAGCTGCTCGACAACGGCGACCGTTGGGAGCGGCTGATCGCGAAGAATCTGGAGTTGGACGCTCCGTACCGCTAAACGGTCGGCGCGAATCCGAGTTGGCGGCGTGCGCTTCGCACGTCGTCGTTATTTGAACTTATCAGGGGAGCACCTGGGCCAATGGCCTTGCAGGCGATAGCTTTCTACTTGCTGGCGTTCGTGACCATTGCGGCGGGTCTTCTCGTCGTTTCGGCCAAGAACCCCGTGCACTCGGTGCTCTTCCTGATCACCGCCTTCTTCTCGGCCGCCGGCCTCTTCGTCCTCTTGGGCGCGGAGTTCCTCGCGATGCTGCTGATCGTCGTCTATGTGGGCGCGGTCGCGGTGCTGTTCCTCTTCGTCGTCATGATGCTCGACATCGACTTCGAAGCGCTTCGGGACGGCTTCGCCCAGTACCTGCCGATCGGCGGTCTGGTGGGCGGCATCCTGACGATCGAGATGATCATGGTCGCCGTCAGCGTGGCCACCAACGGCGCGGCCGCCAAGAACGCCGCTCCGCTGGCGTCGCCGGGCGGTGTCAGCAACACCGAGGCCATCGGCCGGGTGCTCTACACCGACTACATCTTCTTCTTCCAGGCGGCGGGCCTGGTGCTGCTGGTCGCGATGATCGGCGCCATCGTCCTGACCCTGCGTCACAAGCCGGGCGTGAAGCGCCAGGACATCGGCAAGCAGGTCGCCCGCACGCCCAAGACCGGAATGGAACTCGTGCAGATCAAGCCGGGCGAGGGGATCAGCGAATGATCGGCCTTCCGCATTACCTCATCGTCGCCGCCATCCTCTTCACGATCGGCGTCTTCGGGATCTTCGTGAACCGCAAGAACATCATCGTCATCCTGATGTCGATCGAGCTGATCCTGCTGGCGGTGAACATCAACCTGGTCGCCTTCTCGGCCTACCTGCACAACGTGGTGGGCCAGATCTTCGCGATGTTCGTGCTGACCGTGGCCGCCGCCGAGGCGGCCGTCGGCCTCGCCATCCTGGTGACCTTCTTCCGGAACCGCGGCGACATCGCGGTCGACGACGCCAGCATGATGAAGGGCTGACCCAGTGCAATCGCTCGTCACCATTCTCGTCTTCGCCCCGCTGGTGGGCGCGATCATCGCCGGCCTGTTCGGCCGGCGGATCGGCAACGTCGCTTCGCAAGCCGTCACCACGGGCCTGCTGATCCTGGCCTGCGCGCTGTCGTGGGTCACGTTCAGCCAGTGGACCTGGGGCCACATGGAGGCCTTCACGGTCTCGCTGCTGCCCTTCATCCACGTGGGCGACTTCGTCGCCAACTGGGCGATCCGCATCGACGCCCTGTCGGCGACCATGCTGATCGTGGTCACGACCGTCTCGGCGCTCGTGCACATCTATTCCTGGGGCTACATGGCCGAGGACGACAGCAAGCCGCGCTTCTTCGCGTACCTGTCGCTCTTCACCTTCGCCATGCTGTCGCTGGTCACCGCCGCCGACTTCATGCAGCTGTTCTTCGGCTGGGAAGGCGTGGGCCTGGCCTCGTACCTGCTGATCGGCTTCTGGTTCAAGAAGCCATCGGCGAGCGCGGCCGCCATCAAGGCCTTCGTCGTCAACCGCGTTGGCGACTTCGGCTTCGCGCTCGGCATCATGACCGTCTACTGGGCGTTCGGCACGATCAACTTCGCCGAGCTGTTCCCGATGATCCAGGCGGGCGCCGCCCGTAGCTGGCAGTTCGCCGGCCACAGCTGGCCGCTGGTCGACATCGCCTGCTTCCTGCTGTTCATCGGCGCGATGGGCAAGTCGGCGCAGTTCTTCCTGCACACCTGGCTTCCGGACGCCATGGAAGGCCCGACCCCGGTTTCGGCGCTGATCCACGCGGCCACCATGGTGACCGCCGGCGTCTACATGCTGTGCCTGCTGTCGCCGATGTTCGAATACGCCCCGGTGGCCAAGAACATCGTCACGGTGATCGGCGCGGTGACGGCCCTGTTCGCCGCCACGGTCGGCCTGACCCAGAACGACATCAAGCGCGTCATCGCCTACTCGACCTGCTCGCAGCTGGGCTACATGTTCTTCGCGGCCGGCGTGGGCGCCTACCAGGCGGCCATGTTCCACCTGTTCACGCACGCCTTCTTCAAGGCTCTGCTGTTCCTGGGCGCCGGTTCGGTGATCCACGGCATGCACCACGAGCAGGACATGCGTCGCTACGGCGCCCTGGCCAAGATGCTGCCGGTGACCTTCATCGCCATGACGATCGGCACGATCGCCATCACGGGCCTCGGCTTCCCGCCGCTGCACCTGGGCTTCGCCGGCTTCTACTCGAAGGACACCATCATCGAAGCCGCGTTCGCCGCGGGCGGTCACAACCAGATCGCCATGTTCGCCTGGGTGATCGGCGTCCTCGTCGCCGGCCTGACCTCGTTCTACTCGTGGCGCCTGGCCTTCTTCACCTTCAACGGCAAGGCCCGCTGGGGTCATGACGACCACGGCCATGACGCTCACGCCGCTCACGGCCACGACGATCACGCGCACGGCGCGCACGACGATCACGGCCACGACGACCATGGCCACGGCCACGATCACAAGCCGCACGAAAGCCCGTGGGTGATGCTGTTCCCGCTGGTGGTGCTGTCGATCGGCGCGGTCGCCGCCGGCTTCGTCTTCACCGGCTACTTCGTGGGTCACCACGAGGCCGAGTTCTGGCGCGGCGCGATCTACAACGCCCCGACCAACCACGTGCTGCACGAAGCGCACAACGTGGCCGACTGGGTGAAGTGGAGCCCGCTGGTCGCCTCGCTGATCGGCCTGGCCATCGCGGTCTACGTCTACCTGATCCGGGGCAACGAGCGGCTGGGCCTCAAGCTCGCCGAGCGCAACGGCCCGCTGTACGTGTTCTTCTACAACAAGTGGTTCTTCGACGAGCTGTACGACGCCACCTTCGTGCGCGCCGCCAGGTTCCTCGGCGACCTGTTCTGGAAGGGCGGGGACCAGAAGATCATCGATCGCCTGGGTCCCGACGGCGTCAGCGCCGTTTCCTACGCCGTCGGCCGCAAGACGGGCAAAGCCCAGACCGGCTACGTCTACCACTACGCTTTCGTCATGCTGCTCGGCGTCGCCGGCCTGCTGACGTTCGCCCTTTACGCATTCCGTTGAGGACGGATCGATGACCGGCCTGCTCAGCCTTACGACCTTCGCTCCGCTCGTCGGCGTGGCCCTGATCCTGGCGGCTCGCGCCGCCAAGGGCCCGGGCGCCGCCACCGACACCCTGTCCAAGTGGATCGCCCTGGCGACCACCCTGGTCACCTTCGCGCTCGCGCTGGTGCTCACCTTCCAGTTCGACTCCAAGAACCCCGGCTTCCAGTTCGTGGAAGACTTCGCCTGGTTCGCCGGCCTGCACTACCGCATGGGCATCGACGGCATCTCGGTGCTGCTGGTCCTGCTGACCGCCTTCCTGCTGCCGATCTGCATCGTGGCCAGCT includes:
- a CDS encoding NADH-quinone oxidoreductase subunit J: MALQAIAFYLLAFVTIAAGLLVVSAKNPVHSVLFLITAFFSAAGLFVLLGAEFLAMLLIVVYVGAVAVLFLFVVMMLDIDFEALRDGFAQYLPIGGLVGGILTIEMIMVAVSVATNGAAAKNAAPLASPGGVSNTEAIGRVLYTDYIFFFQAAGLVLLVAMIGAIVLTLRHKPGVKRQDIGKQVARTPKTGMELVQIKPGEGISE
- the nuoL gene encoding NADH-quinone oxidoreductase subunit L, producing the protein MQSLVTILVFAPLVGAIIAGLFGRRIGNVASQAVTTGLLILACALSWVTFSQWTWGHMEAFTVSLLPFIHVGDFVANWAIRIDALSATMLIVVTTVSALVHIYSWGYMAEDDSKPRFFAYLSLFTFAMLSLVTAADFMQLFFGWEGVGLASYLLIGFWFKKPSASAAAIKAFVVNRVGDFGFALGIMTVYWAFGTINFAELFPMIQAGAARSWQFAGHSWPLVDIACFLLFIGAMGKSAQFFLHTWLPDAMEGPTPVSALIHAATMVTAGVYMLCLLSPMFEYAPVAKNIVTVIGAVTALFAATVGLTQNDIKRVIAYSTCSQLGYMFFAAGVGAYQAAMFHLFTHAFFKALLFLGAGSVIHGMHHEQDMRRYGALAKMLPVTFIAMTIGTIAITGLGFPPLHLGFAGFYSKDTIIEAAFAAGGHNQIAMFAWVIGVLVAGLTSFYSWRLAFFTFNGKARWGHDDHGHDAHAAHGHDDHAHGAHDDHGHDDHGHGHDHKPHESPWVMLFPLVVLSIGAVAAGFVFTGYFVGHHEAEFWRGAIYNAPTNHVLHEAHNVADWVKWSPLVASLIGLAIAVYVYLIRGNERLGLKLAERNGPLYVFFYNKWFFDELYDATFVRAARFLGDLFWKGGDQKIIDRLGPDGVSAVSYAVGRKTGKAQTGYVYHYAFVMLLGVAGLLTFALYAFR
- the nuoK gene encoding NADH-quinone oxidoreductase subunit NuoK, which translates into the protein MIGLPHYLIVAAILFTIGVFGIFVNRKNIIVILMSIELILLAVNINLVAFSAYLHNVVGQIFAMFVLTVAAAEAAVGLAILVTFFRNRGDIAVDDASMMKG